Genomic DNA from Gimesia aquarii:
TACTAACCCTCAGTCAGAAGTTGTTTTCTGACTGAGGGTTTCGTCTAGTGTTCTTGAGTGCGAACGATAAACTCGGCTGGCGTATGGTCTATTCTTCCGATGATTTTGCATTGATCACGTTGTCGGCGAAACTTGCGTATGCTTCTCCGGCACCTTGAGCCATCGCGTCCGGATACACCAGAAAATCCCCCGATTCCAAGGCACCGATAAGAGCATCCGCTACCAAGTCGGGTGAAGGTGCACCATCACCCATCCCTGCGGAGTCTGACATGTCGGTCTTGAGTGGACCGGCAAGGATACTGATGACCTGTGTGCCCTGTTCGGCCCACGCTTCGCGAAGTCCTTGCGTCACTGAATACGCTGCTGCTTTTGAAGCACTGTAGGTGGTGAATGGTGTGAAGTTTTTCAGCGAAGCCAGCGAGTTCATCTGCGCTAGAGTTCCACCACCGTTGGCCTTCAAAACAGGTCCAAATGCTTGAGCAAGCCGAATCAATGGATAGACATTGCCTTCCATCTGAAACTGCAAACTTTTGACGGCGTCTTCGGCCAGCGGATCGGAAACATTGAGAACGCCCGCGTTGGACACGACGAGGTTGACGTCGGTGGCAATTTCAGCAGCGGCCACAGCCGTTTCTGGTCGAGTCAGATCAAACTCGATTGGAATAACACGGTCGCCATATCGTTCAATCAGTTCGTCAACCGACGCCAGATTTCTCACGGCGGCATACACCTTTACCGCACCGGCTTCGAGTAAACCTTCGCTAATCGCCCGGCCAATACCACGATTCGCACCAGTTACCAATGCGACACTATTTTTAATTGCAACACCCATTTGTTTCTCCTTTATTTGGTGGGATGGCCACACGTTTTGTGTTGACCAATCAGTCAAAATGGTTCAAAAAAATTTTACTTTAAGTTTGCTAGTTCCACTTGATCGAGCAATCCATGCTTAGCCGTGAAGTGTTTCATCATTGGCTGTTCCTGTAGTCAACTATTGCCAACGGTTTTGTATTATTGCACACAGTGTTACCTGGCTAACTGACCTTCATGCAACCAGGCGTTGCTTACGAAAGCATCGTCGAGGGGAGTTTTCGCGACATGATTGGTGTAGTTCGATAGCACCTTCAAACCAGTGCCGAGAATTACATCAAAAACCGTTTGCTTGGAATAGCCAGCAGACAGCAACGCTTGCACATCGCTTTCATCTGGCCAGCCACGGCTGGTGTTGACCTTCTCAGCAAAGACACGCAAGGCTTCCAGTTTCGCGTCGGCGATAGGTGTGTTCTCGCGAAGTGCTGTGATGACGTCTTCGGGCACGCCTTTCATCTGCGAAATTGTCGTGTGTGCCGCCATGCAATAGATGCAACCATTAAGACGATTGTTGGTCATCAGAATGATTTGACGCTCGGTTTCAGTCAGGCTTGTCTTATCGAAGATCCCCGCCAATGTCATGTATCCTTCTAGCATCGCGGGCGATTCAGCCATCGTAGCTAACAGGTTGGGAAGAAATCCATAGGTCTTCTGAGCTCCTTCAACAAGCGGCTTGCTGGCGGCTGGTGCGGTTTCTGCGGTGTGTCGTGTGAACTGGGTCATTGTAATGTCTCCAAATCATTTTGACCAATCGGTCAAAACAAGGTTCAAAAAAAGGGGAGCAAGCTCCTCCAACAAGTCACATGCTTGTCACTACATAAAAACTATATCGTGTTTTGAACGATCGGTCAATACTATTTTTAAAAAAAATTTTTGCAAACTTTTTTAGAGATAGTTTTGCCTTGTTGAAAAGTTATTTCACTATTTTTCATCTGGTTATTAACGCCGCAGGACAAATTTTGGAACCTAAAGTCCTGCTTCGGTAAACAGTAGTTTTTCTAACCGAGTTGACAATGCTGAACGCTGTTATTGACTATTTTCCTTTTTTTCTTTTTTATTTACCAATTTTTCATGTTGTGCCTTTAATGCCTCCAGTCTCTCTTGTTCTACCTTTTCTGCCTCCAGTCTCTCTTGGAATAACTTTTCACCAAGCTTAGACCGTTTCTCCTCGGCTTTCTTAACCTCTTTGGACTTCACGTCAATCCATACGGTCGCTTCATACTCTTTTGTCTCGTCTGTTAAACTAAGCTTTAATAAATTTTTGTCCCATTGAAATCCTGTCACAATGGGTCTCGGACCTCCGGAACTACCAAAACCATCGGCAAACACTATTGAATCTTTGATCACACCTTTCAAATTTGTCTTTACTTTATTAGCTGGGTAAGCACCTAGGTAAAAAGAGCCGCCCGTGACATCTTTTTCAAAACGATTGGTGAGATCAGGTGAAGGCGATTTCGGGTCATGATTCAGAATACTCTCAGTCCAAATAATTACATGTTCGACGACAAAAAAACCCAGAATTTTATTTTCAATCTCCAGGTATCCGTTCCGTTCAGGTCCCACCCAGATACTCCCTGATTCTGAATCGGAGAATGCGGTCACTGGTGTCGTAAAATTATCTGGACCATCACTGAATTCGTAATTTGTTCTTTTCGCATTGATAACAACTGCCGGCTGCTTACCGGATCGAAGTAACTTAACTTTAGAAGCTTCCCACTCACCAACTTGCTTCTTTTTAATTTTTTCCGGGATTCCAAAGCGTTTATTTCTCTGTGCATTTTCATTCTGCTCACACCCTGCAAGCAATACAAACATCAGGGCGCAACAAGTTAGTAAATGCGAGATGGACATCGAATCATTCCTTAATAACCTCTGTTAAAAAGTGGAAATTGTATCTCGTTGGTTGCGAGTGTTTCTATCATATCCTAAATAAGCGAATTGCCCAATATCATAAATAAGTGAGTTGCCCACCATTTTTGTAACGTCACCAGCCCCACCATCATAAGCAGTTATGTCGTAGCACAACTGCAAGTGTCAATGCCTCAGATAACAGCACCAGGGCCATCGGTTTTTTGTAAATCCATCTTAATCACGACATTTGTCTTTTTTAACATTGACATAACGACATTTGTCGTTATTAATGAAAGCATGAATCATCAAAAAGAAAAAATCCCGGATGCCGAACGTGACGTTCTCGTTTGTCTGAACCAGTTGGAAGAGGCGACTGTCAAAGAGATCTGTGAAGCCCTGACTCCAGTGCGCAAGATGGAACCATCCTCCGTCATGACCTTATTGAAACGACTGGAGTCCCGAAAACTCGTTACCAAACGCAAGGCTGAAAAAGGCAAGGCGTTTCTCTTCCGCTCGACGCCGGAGTCAATCCGTGCATACCGTCATCTGATGAACGACTTATTTCAAGGCGTTTTTGGGGGCGATACGCTCTCGTTTATGGCTTCGTTCTTCGAAACACGCAAGCCGACAGAAAAAGAAATCGAACAGCTGCATCAACTCCTTGACGATGTTCGGACCAAAAAGCAAAAGTCGAAAAAGAAGAGGAACCAGTGATGAATGCATTCAACTATTTTTCCTCCGAATGGATTCATTCGATGCAATCTGCCGGCTGGCAGGCACTGTTGATCGCTGTACTGGTATTTGTATTATTGATTCTGACACGCCGTTTCATAAGCGCACAACTTCGGTATGCAATCTTACTCCTGGTCCTGCTGAAATTTATGACTCCGCCGTTCTTGATTCTCTCCACCGGTTTCATTTCACAATACTCGACGATACGTTTCCAGCCAATCAGATCAGAAATAATCTCTTTGGATGCGTCAGCACAGACAATAAATGCTTCCACAACCTCTCAACCCAGCAATCAAACGAAAAACAGTTCCCCCCTTGTCGCAAAAAAGCTTGAAGTAATAAAAAACGGACCTGGTTCAAACCGTTCAGTGATGACTGAAGTATCCAAACCAAAACCGAAATTCCCATGGTCTACTCTGCTGATGTCCGTCTACTTATTCGGTACGACTGCATTCGCGGCATTACTCATTCATCGCTACCGATTAGTTCGACGAGTTGTGCGCGCGGGCGAAATCCAGAAAGACGGTTTTTTGTGGTCTGAACTGGAACGAATCGCGAAGCAGTTAAAAATGAAATCCATTCCCCAATTACGCATCTCAGACCAAACAGACGCCCCATTCGCGATGGGAGTCTTCCGACCGGTCGTTGTACTGCCACGTCTCATTGAAACGCAATTGCAGCCAGATCAACTCACCATCGTGATTGCACACGAATTAGCACATATCCGTCGACGTGATTTATTGATTGGCTGGTTCGAAACGCTGGTGAGTCTTGTCTGGTGGTTTCATCCGGCAATGTGGTGGCTCAGAAAAGCTCTGAGACAGACCCGCGAAGATTGTTGTGACGATATTCTCCTTACAAATCAACTTGCTGAGCCAGAACGATATTGTGAAACATTAATTGATGCCGCCAGTCATCAGTCAACAAAACTGGCAGAACCACTGGTGCTCGGTTTTGTTCGCAAGGAGCATCCTGTCGCCCGACGGATTCGCCGTCTGATGAACGGTTCTCTCTTCAGAGCAGACCGCCTGCGTTTTTCAGCCAGCATCGTGACCCTGGTATTGGCGTTCATTCTGCTCCCCGGTATGCGACAGGACCGTCAGAAACCTGTAACCCAAACCACACTGGAAGGATTGTTCGGGTGGCATAACCTTTCGTTTCAGCTCGATCCCAGTGAAGAAGCCGTCATTAAAAAATGCAATAAGATCGCCCGAACATACTTCTCGACAATCGGTAATAAAAAGAAAAAATTCTCGCTCATCGAAACGCGTGAGAAACTAGAAGCGATTTTGAGTGAGCACCCGGATTGTTTTTACGCACAATATTTACTCGGAACCTGGTACCGCTTAAACGGCGATCTCGAACGATCCACCCAACTGTTGAATGAATCACTGGTCAACGCTCCTGTGGTCCTCACACAAAGCTACAAACTCGGTAATGGCAAGCCAATTCAGGGAGTCGAAATTCCTGGAATCGAAATCGAGTGCAATCGGGTTCAGAATCACTCTCTGGATCCCAGTCTGAAAATGAAATTTGTGGGACTGATCACGGATTCTAATGGCATGGTTCACCTGCCAGTCTACGACACCATCTATCGCACTTTTTCTCAGTCATATCCTGTAGGCTATTACGCAGAATTCAAAAACCTCGGTTGGTTCCGATCGAATTCACTCAATGGTGAATTACCTGATGTCATGGTCTGGCGGCCTTGGTCAAAGCCCCGCAACTTCACACGCACGGCCGCTGAGTCTCAGTGGCTTCGTGATGCGGAAGGTACGGATACGCTGCAACTCGAATCTGGACCTAATACATACACAATCGGGGATGTTTCACGAGTTCAGTCTGACGGCACATTCACAATCGAAAACGGAAAAGGAGAAAGCCTGTCTTCATTCCCAACAGATTTACCAGACATCAAAAATGCGACATTTATGGACCATGCCATGATCAAGTTATCAAGCCCGGAGCCATCTCGTTTTGAAGTTGCCGAGGTGCATATTCTTGATTCGCAGACAAAGATTCCTTTACAACAATTCCAGAGCGGTGCTGGATATACCTGGAAAGACAAATCGAATTTTCGACTGTTCTCGATGTGGGATAAGTTACCAGATATGGTCGATCTTGTTCTGAATGTCTACAATTATGATCAAAATGTCTTCCGTTATAACATTCAGCCCAAAATCGGCACAACTGTATTACAGGATGGATTTTCTTGTAAAATTTCGCATCTCATTGCGGGACATCACATCGGCTGGGGGACACGTGAAGGATTTTACGGAGAAGTCCAGAGTCCTGGTAGCACATCTGAAATAATCATTGACATCATAGGAACCAAGCGGAAGCGCGTTTCGCTTTGGGTCGTTTCGAAAGAGGGACGAAAGGTGAATCTAAAAAATGATGTCTGGAATCCTGCAATTGTCAACGGCAGTCCACCGATTGATATCATGATGCCACTCGATGAAATCGACCACTTTGAGCTGCTGCCTTCCGTCAAGCCAGTAAAGATCTACTTTGAAAAGATCCAGCTACCTGCTCGTAAGGCCCCTTTGGACCAACAACTGCCTTTGATCGAATTTCCCGTCGAAGGGGTCGCTCGGAAATTCACAACAGACACTTTAAGCCCGTTGATAGTACATTTCGAAAGTCAACGCGGAGATGTCAACGATTTTTGTAGTTGTGGTAGCCAAGATTATTCTTTTTATTCTGAAAAGCCGGAAGACAAACGCTTGCGGGAAACGAAATCAACACTGACTTGGAATTATTTCGCTACCATCGATTTAAATCATCGGCAGGAAATCTTCGATAATTCTGGAATAGGAAAGACTCGCGGTTCCACAATTTGTAGTAGCCACTGGGGAACCGCCAGTATAACATTATGGGACGCGCCCTTGGAAACAATGGAATCCGTCCGCTTACAATTCCTGCCGAAGACAGCAGACTAATAGTACCATGGAACGGCGTCTCTTTCTGCAAGTTCAGCCGGGTTCTTACCAAGTTCCTCATATTAAAGCGCACTCAGCCGGTGGACTTCCCACCACTTCTAGTCATCCACCTTAAGAAATCAGGGATTTCGCCTGCTGAGAGACTTGTTTTAAGGCTGCTTTGCTGAGCACCCCTCGGCTCATCACTCGAATTCCGACCACGAGTGTGAGCAGTGTTTTGGCAGTTGGCCGCGGCTGAACCGTCTCTGGAATCTGGCCAGCATTCTGACCACGTTTGATGAGTCGCTCAAAGAAAGAAGCGAACTCATCCATACCTTGAGTGACCAGTGTTCGTACCGCTTCGCTATAGTGGGTGATGTTTAATGCCGTGTTGACTAGCAAACAACCTTTTTTCTCGGTATCAGCCATTGCCTGTTGGACGAGAGAGTCAAACAAGGTATTGAATGCTATCATTGGGCTTTCAATCGCTTCGAGCTGCTTCAAAAATACGGCCCTTTGCTCTTGGTCGTATTTTTGCAAAGAGAGGAAGAATAGTTCTTGCTTGCCATCTCCAAAGGCGTTGTACAAACTTCCCCTCTTCAGCCCCGTTGCTTCGGTCAAATCGGAAATCGAAGTTGCCTCATATCCCTTATTCCAAAATACGTCCATGACGCTTTCGATTACGTCCGATTCGTCAAATGATTTTTCCCATGGCATCGTGAAGTCCTCCAAAGTTGCTTTCAGTGACATTATACACTGTGTTGACTAATCGGTCAAAATATGACACTATGTTTATCAAGAACCAAATAATTTTTAATGAAACATAAATCTCGTACACGGCAGCACTAAAGACTTCGCACACTCTGATTCTAACTCGTTACGAACGTCGACCTCTAGTCACTTAAAAATCAGGGTCACTCTTGCCCTACGGACACCAGAGTGTTGGTCGACGAAAGAAGTTCGACCTATAATCTTCGTCTATGAACATAAAATCAAATGACCATCGACAAACAAAATCAAAAATGAAAATTTGGTTCACATTGTGGCCTTTGTTAATGAGACACCAAACGAGGACTTCGAAAACGATGTCTATCGTAAACGAAACATCGTCGAGCACCTGATGGGGTGGCTCAAGGAATCACGAAGAGTCGCAAACAGATACGATAAACTCGCCGCCTCTTACCTCGCATTCGTTCAACTGATAGCGACAAGATGACTGCACAAAATGCTTTGATAAACAGTGCCTAGCCAGCGTCGGAGCGATCGGTGGGGCGTGGAGGAAGCGACGAAAATGGCTGGCCCCATCGCATCTCCCTGCTAAGTTTTCTTGCTTTTAGAGAAGCCAAAGTCAGGCTTCTCTTGACGGACTAGCATGTCGATGTATTTATCAAATCTCCTCTGTCTGGTTTCGGGTTTCTTCGCAGTTGTCAATCCATATGAAATGACGTATTTACTGGATTTGGTTAGTGTTTCAAAAAAACGTTTCGCTTTAGGCCTACTGTTCAGTGCTGCTAGAAAATCCGCTGGGACCTTCATCTCACTTGCCGGGGCATAGGCTTTTTGCCACCGACCGTCCGCTTTCGCGGAAAGAACATGCACGAGTCCAGGCTCTTCCATCCGGCCCTCAGTTATCAGACGCTCCACATGTTCTGTGTTTCTCTTCGACCAACTGCTTTGAGCTTTTCTTGGAGTAATCCGTTGGAGATAGGCTCGGTCACCGAGCGACTTCTTAACGCCGTCAATCCAGCCCCAACACAGCGTCTCGATCACAACCTCGTTCCAGGTCACGCTGGAAACTCCGGCTCCCTTTTTGAATATCTTGATCCATAGTTCATTTTCGGTGGCATGATTCGCTCTTAGCCACTTATTAAGCTCTTTCGAAGATGCAAAAGCAATTATTTTTTTCGGGTCGGGTTTAATCATTAATCAAACTCTCTTGGTGTAACGATTCAACTCAGCAGTCCGGGCCTCTGAGTGGGCTATGAAGTTCCACAAACGAACATATAAGCCGGGACTGCTGCAGCGCCTAGTTCGGCGCGCCTTCAATTCGCCATAGTCGCCTGGTACAGCTCGATCAACTCACGACTCGGCCCCAGGACGAACGCCATCCGCATGGGTTCCGGGCGATCACCCGACATGATCACGTCGAGCGGCGTGCCGTCCCACCGTTGCTCCGGGATCGGGATATCGGTGGGCGTTCCGCCGGCGGCGAGTGCCCGAGCGTAAGCGGCATCGACATCGGCCACGCCGAGCGCGAGGTGGTTCAGCGGGAATCCGGGCGGAGACATGGGCCACTGGCCGGCGGGGTGCAACTCGACGTAACGCCCATCGCCGGCCTCCAAAAACACGCTCGCCACACCGAAGGGAAACTCTCCGGAGGCGCGCTTCCCTATAATGTCTCGGAACTCTTCCCGCACTGTCAATCCGAGACCGATCGTGTAGAAACGAGTCGACGCCTCCATGTCGGCGACGAACAGACTGACGTGGTGTAGCGTTGGCCGACTTGCGGGGCAGAACACGTACTGGTTCGGGTCCGCACCGGGCTGGGCTTGGATGGCTCTCGTCGATGCCGTCGCGGCCTCTTGCGTTTGCTTTGTCAAGCCGAGGCCGCGCTCCATGATTTCGGCGACAGTGTCGGCGAGTTCATTTGGCAGCAGGTCAGCGGTCCAAACTACCCGGCACCCTTGGTTATCGCCAATCACTTGCGCGGAAGCATTGTGGTGTTCGAATGGGCCGGCGACAACCGACCAGACCAGACGTCGGGAGTCGCCGTCCACGGAGATGATTCGCTCCCTCAGGACGAGGCCGTCGGAGAAGGTGACAACGCGAATCCCTCCGCCATCTTCGAGCGTCGTGTTGGTTACGAATCCAGGGGCCACCCGAGTGTGGATAGCCCCAATGTCCTGAATTGCGTCCCACACGGTGGCGGCCGGAGCCGCGATGACAATCTCTTTCCGAATTGATGCCAAGGTGAAATCCTCTCAAAAACACATAAAAGTTGTATCCGATGACGCTTGCCGCCGGACGTAGTTCGGCTGAAACCCAAAAGTTCAGTTACTTCATATGACCGGAGTACTTGGCCGGGCTCTCTTTCACTGTTTTGGCGCAATCCTGACAGCAGACGACGATTTCCTTCCCATGAACCTGAACCTTGAAGGCTTCTTTGATTTCCCAGCCGCACACGGGACATTTTTTTGCGTTCATATCATCTTCCTTTGAATTGGACACCAATTAACATATTGCAG
This window encodes:
- a CDS encoding YdeI/OmpD-associated family protein — its product is MIKPDPKKIIAFASSKELNKWLRANHATENELWIKIFKKGAGVSSVTWNEVVIETLCWGWIDGVKKSLGDRAYLQRITPRKAQSSWSKRNTEHVERLITEGRMEEPGLVHVLSAKADGRWQKAYAPASEMKVPADFLAALNSRPKAKRFFETLTKSSKYVISYGLTTAKKPETRQRRFDKYIDMLVRQEKPDFGFSKSKKT
- a CDS encoding BlaI/MecI/CopY family transcriptional regulator encodes the protein MNHQKEKIPDAERDVLVCLNQLEEATVKEICEALTPVRKMEPSSVMTLLKRLESRKLVTKRKAEKGKAFLFRSTPESIRAYRHLMNDLFQGVFGGDTLSFMASFFETRKPTEKEIEQLHQLLDDVRTKKQKSKKKRNQ
- a CDS encoding M56 family metallopeptidase, which encodes MNAFNYFSSEWIHSMQSAGWQALLIAVLVFVLLILTRRFISAQLRYAILLLVLLKFMTPPFLILSTGFISQYSTIRFQPIRSEIISLDASAQTINASTTSQPSNQTKNSSPLVAKKLEVIKNGPGSNRSVMTEVSKPKPKFPWSTLLMSVYLFGTTAFAALLIHRYRLVRRVVRAGEIQKDGFLWSELERIAKQLKMKSIPQLRISDQTDAPFAMGVFRPVVVLPRLIETQLQPDQLTIVIAHELAHIRRRDLLIGWFETLVSLVWWFHPAMWWLRKALRQTREDCCDDILLTNQLAEPERYCETLIDAASHQSTKLAEPLVLGFVRKEHPVARRIRRLMNGSLFRADRLRFSASIVTLVLAFILLPGMRQDRQKPVTQTTLEGLFGWHNLSFQLDPSEEAVIKKCNKIARTYFSTIGNKKKKFSLIETREKLEAILSEHPDCFYAQYLLGTWYRLNGDLERSTQLLNESLVNAPVVLTQSYKLGNGKPIQGVEIPGIEIECNRVQNHSLDPSLKMKFVGLITDSNGMVHLPVYDTIYRTFSQSYPVGYYAEFKNLGWFRSNSLNGELPDVMVWRPWSKPRNFTRTAAESQWLRDAEGTDTLQLESGPNTYTIGDVSRVQSDGTFTIENGKGESLSSFPTDLPDIKNATFMDHAMIKLSSPEPSRFEVAEVHILDSQTKIPLQQFQSGAGYTWKDKSNFRLFSMWDKLPDMVDLVLNVYNYDQNVFRYNIQPKIGTTVLQDGFSCKISHLIAGHHIGWGTREGFYGEVQSPGSTSEIIIDIIGTKRKRVSLWVVSKEGRKVNLKNDVWNPAIVNGSPPIDIMMPLDEIDHFELLPSVKPVKIYFEKIQLPARKAPLDQQLPLIEFPVEGVARKFTTDTLSPLIVHFESQRGDVNDFCSCGSQDYSFYSEKPEDKRLRETKSTLTWNYFATIDLNHRQEIFDNSGIGKTRGSTICSSHWGTASITLWDAPLETMESVRLQFLPKTAD
- a CDS encoding carboxymuconolactone decarboxylase family protein translates to MTQFTRHTAETAPAASKPLVEGAQKTYGFLPNLLATMAESPAMLEGYMTLAGIFDKTSLTETERQIILMTNNRLNGCIYCMAAHTTISQMKGVPEDVITALRENTPIADAKLEALRVFAEKVNTSRGWPDESDVQALLSAGYSKQTVFDVILGTGLKVLSNYTNHVAKTPLDDAFVSNAWLHEGQLAR
- a CDS encoding SDR family oxidoreductase; its protein translation is MGVAIKNSVALVTGANRGIGRAISEGLLEAGAVKVYAAVRNLASVDELIERYGDRVIPIEFDLTRPETAVAAAEIATDVNLVVSNAGVLNVSDPLAEDAVKSLQFQMEGNVYPLIRLAQAFGPVLKANGGGTLAQMNSLASLKNFTPFTTYSASKAAAYSVTQGLREAWAEQGTQVISILAGPLKTDMSDSAGMGDGAPSPDLVADALIGALESGDFLVYPDAMAQGAGEAYASFADNVINAKSSEE
- a CDS encoding SRPBCC family protein; this encodes MASIRKEIVIAAPAATVWDAIQDIGAIHTRVAPGFVTNTTLEDGGGIRVVTFSDGLVLRERIISVDGDSRRLVWSVVAGPFEHHNASAQVIGDNQGCRVVWTADLLPNELADTVAEIMERGLGLTKQTQEAATASTRAIQAQPGADPNQYVFCPASRPTLHHVSLFVADMEASTRFYTIGLGLTVREEFRDIIGKRASGEFPFGVASVFLEAGDGRYVELHPAGQWPMSPPGFPLNHLALGVADVDAAYARALAAGGTPTDIPIPEQRWDGTPLDVIMSGDRPEPMRMAFVLGPSRELIELYQATMAN
- a CDS encoding TetR/AcrR family transcriptional regulator, with translation MPWEKSFDESDVIESVMDVFWNKGYEATSISDLTEATGLKRGSLYNAFGDGKQELFFLSLQKYDQEQRAVFLKQLEAIESPMIAFNTLFDSLVQQAMADTEKKGCLLVNTALNITHYSEAVRTLVTQGMDEFASFFERLIKRGQNAGQIPETVQPRPTAKTLLTLVVGIRVMSRGVLSKAALKQVSQQAKSLIS
- a CDS encoding helix-turn-helix domain-containing protein: MNAKKCPVCGWEIKEAFKVQVHGKEIVVCCQDCAKTVKESPAKYSGHMK